Within Cryptosporangium aurantiacum, the genomic segment TCGACACACGCGCTGCAGCCGTTGATCTGGCTCGCGCGCAGGTGCACCAGCTCCAGCGTCTGGTGCGGCGCGCCGCCGGCGTACACCTGCTTGAACAGCTGCCGGACACCCGCGGTGATGTCGGGCTGGGTCGCGGCGTCCTGGATCCGTGCGGTCATTTCTCCTCCAAGAAACTCGGTGAACGGCACTACGACGTCCGGAGCCGGCGAGAGGTAACGCGTTACCTTCTCGGCGCGCCGCGCGTCGTAGTGCTGACACCGCCCCACGCCGAGGAGCACCGTGATCGAAGTGGATGAACTCGCCGCGCAGTTCGAGGCTCAGCGCGCCTACCTGCACGCGATCGCGTACCGCATGCTCGGTGTGCACGCCGACGCGGACGACGCCGTCCAGGAGGCGTGGCTGCGGCTGGCGCGGACCGGCAGCGGGGGCATCGAGGATCTGCGCGGCTGGCTCACGACGGTGACCAGCAGAATCTGCCTGGACGCGTTGCGCAGGCGCGGGGTGCGCGGCGAGCAGCCGCTCGAACTCGAGGTCGGCGCGCTGCCGCACGGCGAGGTCGCGAGCCCCGAGGAGGACGCGCTGCTCGCCGAGTCCGTCGGCCTCGCGCTGTACGTCGTCATGGAAGCCCTCACCCCGGCCGAACGTGTGTCGTTCGTGCTCCACGACGTCTTCGACGTGCCGTTCGACGCGATCGCGGCGATCCTCGGCCGCTCCTCCGCGGCCGCCAAGATGCTCGCCAGCCGGGCCCGCGGGCGGCTGCGGCTGGGGGTGCCCGCGGCCGACACTCACGCCGCGGCCCGGAACGTCGTCGACGCGTTCCTCGCCGCCGCCGGCCGGGGCGACGTTGCCGGGCTGCTCACCGTGCTCGCGCCCGACGCGGTTCTGCACGCGCAGGGTCCGGCCGGGACGCTCGTCACCCGTGGCGCCCGCGAGATCGCCGCGCGCGCGACGACGTTCGCGAACCCGGATGCCCGGGTGCACGCGGCGCTCGTGGACGGCGTCCCGGGCATTCTCGTCACCGTCGGCGGGCGGCCGATCTCGGTGATGGCGTTCGCGGTCACGGACGGGGTCGTCACCGCGATCCACGCGGTGACCGACCCAGCCCGCCTGGGCCGGGTCGTCCCGTCATGGGTCGCATGACCGGCTCAGCCTCACCGCTCCCGCACCCGCCGACGGATCGAGGTAACGGCGCCACCGGCGTCTCCCACGACTGCCCGCTCCGACGCCCCACCGTATGCAGGATCAGCAACCCCATGCCCATCATCGAGCCGCGACCACTGCGGATCTTGCGGTTCGGCCGTGCGTTCGCCCGGTGCTGAATCCACCGGTCTACCGATCCCGGCGCGGCACGCGCGGCCTCCTGAAATTGCCGCCGCGCGTGTTTCAGAATTGATCAGATCGACGTTAATAGTAATCGTGCGGACCCCACCCTCCGTTCGGAGGAGCGGCTGATCAGCGGATCGAGTCGCCTGCCCCACGGTCGGCCGAGCACGCCATGGCGAGAAGGACATGCACGCCATGACCGTCCGGGGGCAAAATTGCGCGGTCCCCGAGAATGCCCCCCGAAGAGTTGCCAAAGCGCCGGTTCTCCATTCGAATATGTCCGCCTAATGTGGCCGGTGATGCGGTGCGGGCGCGCGGAATTGATCGCGCCGATATCGCGGGGGGAAGGTATTTCTGTTGAGTGGTGCAGTGGGTGGTGTGATTTTTCTGCCCGCCGCCGCGGTCCTCGTCGGAGGGTTCGCGGTCGGGAGTGCGGCGGTGGCGGGCATTCGCCTGGCCGCCGACGCGTACGTCGAGCGGCAGCTGGCCCGGGAGGCCGCGGCCGCGCAGGTGAACGCCGCGGCGCAGCGCTATCGGGCGCTGGCCGAGCGGGTGGCGGCGGCGCGCGGCCGGTACGGCGACTCGATCACGGCCTTGCCGGAGGTGCCGCCGGTCAAGGCTCGAATGGATCCGCAGGAAGCGGCGGTGCTGGAAGCGCGCCTCCGGGCAGCGCTGGACGACGGGCTCTGTCGTTTCCAGTCCGAGTTCGCGGCGGCGACGACCGCCGAGCTGACGTCGGCGCTGGCCGCCACCGCCGCGCACGTCGCCGGCCTGCCGCGTGCACCGCGCGGTCCGGCGCCGGAGCTCGTGCAGAGCGTGGAGCGGATACTCGGGCGGATCGACCCGAGCGTCGGCGCGGTCTTGATCGAACGGATCCGGGGGTACGCCACTGACGCGCTGGCTGCGTCGAAGTCCGCCGCGGGCAGGCTGGTGGAGGACCTCCGGTACCTGGTGGACACCGCGAACCGGGGTGTGGCCGAGCGGCGTCGTCGGCTTCGCGAGCTGGCCGAGCGGCTGGTCGGCTGCCCGGGTGAAGCGGCCGACGCAGTGCGCCGCGCGCTGGTCGGCGCGGAGGACGATCCGGATCCGGACTGGCCGGCCCTGGAGGCGGCCGTGGACCGGGTGGTCGAAGCCGCGATCGCCGCGGCGTTGCAGGACTACGCGACGCGCGCGTTGCGGGAGTCGCTGGAGGCCGCGGGCTGCTTCGTCGAGGAGGACTTCGACCTCCTGCTCGCCCAGGAGCGCATGGCCCACATTCGCCGTCCGGGCTGGGACGACGTCGCGGTGCGGGTGCGGCTGCGTCCGGACGCGGACGACCAGCGCACCGTGCACTTCAACCTGGTCGGGCCGAAGGACGGGAACACCGAGGCGTCCGCGGTGGAGCACGAGTGGTGCTCCACGTTCGACACCGTCGTCGAGGAACTCGCCCGGCGGCAGGTCGGGCTGAGCATCACGGCCAGGGCCGAGGAGGGGGCGACCGAGCTGCAACGCGTCGACGCCTCCCGGTTCCCGTTCGAACGCGCCGAGCCGTCGGCCGAGGCCCGCCCGTCGCGGTCCCGGCGCGCGGACGCCCCGCAGATCGAGCAGCGACGGACGGAGCGCCCATGACCATGCCCACGGTGACCGGAAACGCCGTGACCGGCCCGGCACCGGCCGGCCCCGCGCTGGCCGGGTCCACCGGGCCGGAGACGCGCTCGCCCGTCGGCGGGCGGAGCATGCCCGCCTGGCTGCGCGAGGTCAGCACGTCGCTCTCGATCAACGCGCAACTCGTCCTCTACGGCAACATCCACGACCGGTTCCTGCTGCCGGGCCAGGCGTCCGGCTGGGAGCTGTGCACGCTGCCGGAGGCGCTCCGCCGGGCACTGCGCCCGGCCGGGTTCGAGTTCCTCATCGTCGCCGACGCGGTGAGCGGCCTGTCGGTGTATCCGGAGACCCCGGAGAACACGCGGCTGGCCAACGAAGCGCTCCACGGCACCAAGGCGGCGTTCGGACGCCGCCCCGAGCTCGGCGAGCTGGCCGGCGTCCTCGAGCGCGCGACGGCGGCGTCGATCCGCTGCGCCGTGCTGGTCAACTACGCCTCGCACCTGGTGCCCGACGTCGCCCGCCTGGAGACCGCCGAGTACGACTTCTTCGCGCGGTGCGACCGGCTCTCGCACGAGACCCACCCGCGCATCCTTGCCGGGCATTCCGCGCCGCTGTTCAACCCGATCATCTGGGCGATCAGCCACGAACGCGACCTGCCGACGTGGCTGACGGCCGGGAACGAGGACATCCGCACGGTCGCGGTCCCGCTGCCCGACCTGGCCGCACGGCAGTCCGCGGCCGAGTGGCTCAGCCGCCAGCTCGTCGACGCCGAGGCGGGCGACGACCGCCGCAGGCAGGCCGCCGCACAGCTGGCGGACCAGACCCAGGGCATGACGATGCGCAGCATGGTGGCGATCACCCGGCTGGCGCGCCGCCTCGGTACCGGCCCGAACGAGATCGACGAGGCGGTGCGCTGCTACCGGGTCGGCGTCCACGACAACCCGTGGCGCCAGGAGGTGCTCCGCAACCGGCTCAACGGGGCCCCGGAGATCATCGCCGAGCGGGTCCGCGGCCAGGACGAGGCGATCCGGCACTCGGTCGACATCCTCGTGCGCGCCGTGCTCGGGCTCTCCGGCGCGCACACCGGCGGCGGCGCGCGCCCGCGTGGCGTCCTGTTCTTCGCCGGGCCCACCGGGGTGGGCAAGACCGAGCTGGCCAAGGAGATCACCCGGCTGGTCTTCGGCGACGAGACCGCCTACACCCGCTTCGACATGAGCGAGTTCTCCGCCGAGCACGCCGCCGACCGTCTCATCGGCGCGCCGCCCGGTTACGTCGGCCACGACGCGGGCGGCGAGCTGACCAACGCGGTCCGGCAGCGTCCGTTCAGCCTGTTGCTGTTCGACGAGGTGGAGAAGGCGCACCCGCGGATCCTGGACAAGTTCCTGCAGATCCTCGACGACGGCCGCCTGACCGAGGCGACCGGTTCGACCGTCTACTTCTCGGAGACGATCCTGGTCTTCACCTCGAACCTCGGCATCAGCGCCGAGGAGTACGCCGCCCAGGCCAGCGGCACCGCGTTACCCCGCACCGAGCTGGAGCGGCGGGTGCGCGGCGAGGTCGAACACCACTTCTCCAACGTGCTCGGCCGGCCGGAACTGCTGAACCGGCTCGGCGACAACATCGTCGTCTTCAACTTCATCGACGACCGGGTGGCGGCCGAGATCCTCGACCTGCTGCTCCAGCACGTCAAGGACCGGCTCCGGCACGAGCACCATCTGGAGCTGCGGCTGCACCCCGCAGTGCGGGAGCGGCTGCTGGACGAGGCGCGCAAACAGCTGGGTTTCGGTGGCCGCGGCATCGGCTCGCTGATCGAGAGCGCGCTGGTCAACCCGGTCTCACGCATCCTGTTCGAGCAGCCGCCCGCGGCCGGCACCGTGCTCGCGATCGCCGACCTGGAGCTGAGCCGCGGCACCTGGCGGGTGGTGCTGGGATGACAGTGCGCCTGAGCCGTGCCCACTACCCGATCACCGTGCTGGGTCCCGGACGTCGACTCGGACTGTGGTTCCAGGGCTGCTCGATCGGCTGCCACGGCTGCATCGCGCAGGACACCTGGGCTCCCGACGCCGGTGTGGATGTCGAGCTCAGCGACGTCGAGCGCTGGCTGCGGGACCTGCCGGCCGGTGCGGTGGACGGCGTCACGATCAGCGGCGGTGAACCGTTCGACCAGCCCGAGGCGCTGGCGGCGCTGCTCGAGAGGCTGGACGCATGGCGGTCCGAGCGACCCGAA encodes:
- a CDS encoding sigma-70 family RNA polymerase sigma factor encodes the protein MIEVDELAAQFEAQRAYLHAIAYRMLGVHADADDAVQEAWLRLARTGSGGIEDLRGWLTTVTSRICLDALRRRGVRGEQPLELEVGALPHGEVASPEEDALLAESVGLALYVVMEALTPAERVSFVLHDVFDVPFDAIAAILGRSSAAAKMLASRARGRLRLGVPAADTHAAARNVVDAFLAAAGRGDVAGLLTVLAPDAVLHAQGPAGTLVTRGAREIAARATTFANPDARVHAALVDGVPGILVTVGGRPISVMAFAVTDGVVTAIHAVTDPARLGRVVPSWVA
- a CDS encoding AAA family ATPase — encoded protein: MTMPTVTGNAVTGPAPAGPALAGSTGPETRSPVGGRSMPAWLREVSTSLSINAQLVLYGNIHDRFLLPGQASGWELCTLPEALRRALRPAGFEFLIVADAVSGLSVYPETPENTRLANEALHGTKAAFGRRPELGELAGVLERATAASIRCAVLVNYASHLVPDVARLETAEYDFFARCDRLSHETHPRILAGHSAPLFNPIIWAISHERDLPTWLTAGNEDIRTVAVPLPDLAARQSAAEWLSRQLVDAEAGDDRRRQAAAQLADQTQGMTMRSMVAITRLARRLGTGPNEIDEAVRCYRVGVHDNPWRQEVLRNRLNGAPEIIAERVRGQDEAIRHSVDILVRAVLGLSGAHTGGGARPRGVLFFAGPTGVGKTELAKEITRLVFGDETAYTRFDMSEFSAEHAADRLIGAPPGYVGHDAGGELTNAVRQRPFSLLLFDEVEKAHPRILDKFLQILDDGRLTEATGSTVYFSETILVFTSNLGISAEEYAAQASGTALPRTELERRVRGEVEHHFSNVLGRPELLNRLGDNIVVFNFIDDRVAAEILDLLLQHVKDRLRHEHHLELRLHPAVRERLLDEARKQLGFGGRGIGSLIESALVNPVSRILFEQPPAAGTVLAIADLELSRGTWRVVLG